From Montipora foliosa isolate CH-2021 chromosome 6, ASM3666993v2, whole genome shotgun sequence, a single genomic window includes:
- the LOC138008895 gene encoding talin-like yields MNFLFGYFIQGVKSKKAEHSTQVGKSTTDPTKLGPLGKDISKIYNDIAKDTRGAVKTVGNPEAESCGLELGATSKSVGSSMAQLLTAASQGNESYTGVAARDTASALRVLTAAARGVAATADDRALQMNLIKDTQDVVSESAKLINEAKNAMNNPGDANNQPRLAQAAKEVSQALNNCVNFLPGQRDVDEAIKVVVNSSQSLAVEDFPVTSEGYQVVQEKLSMRGAALNAAASDMVSASRGSSNQLAVSTKKFSLSYQDLLDSGMKLAGQAKDEAAKDSLVKNLKNTSTASSKLLLAAKSLVSDPNAPNAKNLLANAARAVTDSINMLLNACMSAAPGQKECDNALRNIQAVSNILDNPVEPVNNDTFLTASTK; encoded by the exons TCCAAAAAGGCAGAGCATAGCACGCAG GTCGGCAAATCAACGACAGACCCTACTAAGCTCGGTCCACTTGGAAAGGATATCAGCAAAATATACAATGATATCGCTAAAGATACAAGAGGAGCTGTTAAGACAGTTGGCAACCCAGAG GCAGAATCTTGTGGCCTTGAACTTGGGGCAACATCAAAATCAGTGGGATCATCAATGGCTCAGCTGCTAACTGCTGCTTCACAG GGTAATGAAAGCTACACCGGCGTTGCAGCAAGGGACACTGCAAGTGCCTTGCGAGTGTTGACAGCAGCTGCCAGAGGAGTAGCAGCAACAGCAGATGACCGAGCCCTGCAAATGAATCTGATCAAGGACACCCAGGATGTTGTTTCTGAGTCAGCAAAACTAATTAATGAAGCAAAGAATGCAATGAATAACCCTGGTGATGCTAACAACCAACCCAGGCTGGCACAG GCAGCAAAAGAAGTGTCGCAGGCACTCAACAACTGCGTAAACTTTCTGCCGGGCCAGAGAGATGTTGATGAAGCTATAAAGGTGGTTGTAAACTCGAGTCAAAGCTTAGCTGTGGAAGAT TTCCCTGTCACGTCAGAGGGCTACCAAGTGGTTCAGGAGAAACTGAGCATGCGTGGAGCGGCTCTGAATGCGGCAGCCAGTGATATGGTATCAGCATCGCGTGGATCATCCAATCAACTTGCGGTTTCAACAAAGAAGTTTTCACTGTCTTACCAAGACCTTTTGGATAGTGGAATGAAGTTAGCTGGACAAGCAAAG GATGAGGCAGCCAAGGATTCATTggtgaaaaacttgaaaaacactTCCACAGCATCAAGCAAACTTCTTTTGGCTGCGAAGTCTTTGGTATCTGATCCTAACGCACCAAATGCAAAGAACTTATTGGCTAATGCTGCAAG AGCTGTGACTGACAGCATCAACATGTTGCTAAATGCATGCATGTCTGCTGCTCCAGGGCAAAAAGAATGTGACAACGCTCTCAGAAATATTCAG GCTGTCAGTAACATACTGGACAATCCAGTTGAACCTGTGAACAATGACACGTTTTTGACTGCCTCGACAAAGTAA